A genomic window from Candidatus Andeanibacterium colombiense includes:
- the ffh gene encoding signal recognition particle protein, producing MFDSLSDRLGGVFDRLRGRGALREDDVREAMREVRVALLEADVALPVVRRFIDAVTEKAIGQEVLRSVTPGQQVVKIVHDELVEMLGGAETNGAEAPLELSVSPPAVIMMVGLQGSGKTTTTAKIAKLLKEKHGKKVLMASLDVNRPAAQEQLAVLGAQVDVATLPIVAGQQPADIATRAMQSARLQATDVLLLDTAGRLHVDDALMAEMKAVAAIATPHETLLVVDSLTGQDAVNVAQSFAGEVDLTGVVLTRMDGDARGGAALSMRAVTGKPIKFAGTGEKIDALEPFRPSSVADRILGMGDIVSLVEKAAATIEQADAEKMAARMLQGQFDLNDLRQQLRQMQNMGGIGALAGMMPGMKKAKQAMAQSGMDDKILLRMDAIIGSMTPKERQRPELLNAKRKIRVAKGSGTQVQDINKLLKMHQEMGRAMKQLKKMGGIKGLGALLGKGGLGGMGGGGGGFGGGMPGLGGGMPADLENLLNKK from the coding sequence ATGTTCGACAGTCTTTCAGACCGGCTTGGCGGCGTCTTCGATCGCCTGCGCGGCCGCGGCGCATTGCGCGAGGACGATGTCCGCGAAGCGATGCGCGAAGTTCGCGTCGCGCTGCTCGAAGCCGACGTCGCGCTGCCGGTGGTCCGCCGCTTCATCGATGCGGTGACCGAAAAGGCGATCGGGCAGGAAGTGCTGCGCTCGGTCACCCCGGGCCAGCAGGTCGTCAAGATCGTCCATGACGAGCTGGTCGAGATGCTCGGAGGCGCCGAAACGAACGGGGCCGAAGCCCCGCTCGAGCTTTCGGTTTCGCCCCCGGCGGTGATCATGATGGTCGGCCTGCAGGGCTCGGGCAAGACCACCACCACCGCCAAGATCGCCAAGTTGCTGAAGGAAAAGCACGGCAAGAAGGTGCTGATGGCGTCGCTCGACGTCAATCGCCCGGCCGCGCAGGAACAGCTTGCGGTGCTCGGCGCCCAGGTCGATGTCGCGACGCTGCCGATCGTCGCCGGCCAGCAGCCGGCCGATATCGCGACCCGCGCGATGCAGTCGGCGAGGCTCCAGGCGACCGACGTGCTGCTGCTCGATACCGCCGGGCGCTTGCATGTCGACGACGCGCTGATGGCCGAGATGAAGGCCGTCGCCGCGATCGCGACCCCGCACGAGACGCTGCTGGTTGTCGATTCGCTCACCGGCCAGGACGCGGTCAACGTCGCGCAGAGCTTTGCGGGCGAAGTCGACCTGACCGGCGTGGTCCTCACCCGCATGGACGGCGATGCGCGCGGCGGCGCGGCATTGTCGATGCGCGCGGTCACCGGCAAGCCGATCAAGTTCGCCGGCACCGGCGAGAAGATCGATGCGCTCGAACCGTTCCGCCCGTCTTCGGTCGCCGACCGGATCCTCGGCATGGGCGACATCGTCAGCCTGGTCGAAAAGGCCGCGGCGACGATCGAACAGGCCGACGCGGAAAAGATGGCCGCGCGGATGCTGCAGGGCCAGTTCGATTTGAACGATCTGCGCCAGCAATTGCGCCAGATGCAGAACATGGGCGGGATCGGCGCGCTCGCGGGCATGATGCCCGGGATGAAGAAGGCCAAGCAGGCGATGGCCCAGAGCGGGATGGACGACAAGATCCTGCTGCGGATGGATGCGATCATCGGCTCGATGACCCCGAAGGAGCGCCAGCGCCCCGAACTGCTCAACGCGAAACGCAAGATCCGCGTCGCGAAGGGTTCCGGCACGCAGGTGCAGGACATCAACAAGCTGCTCAAGATGCACCAGGAAATGGGCCGCGCGATGAAGCAGCTCAAGAAGATGGGCGGGATCAAGGGCCTCGGCGCGCTGCTCGGCAAGGGCGGCCTTGGCGGAATGGGCGGCGGCGGTGGCGGCTTCGGCGGCGGCATGCCCGGGCTCGGCGGCGGAATGCCGGCCGATCTCGAGAATTTATTGAATAAGAAGTAA
- a CDS encoding FYDLN acid domain-containing protein, which produces MVKPEWGTKRSCPKCGTRFYDLGVDEPVACIECANTWYPEPVLKSKQPIPFEQVAKEKDADLADEDSDLADEELEDIDEDDDSPDNDVDLGGDDDLGVPGAGEDKEEDN; this is translated from the coding sequence ATGGTCAAGCCTGAGTGGGGCACGAAGCGCAGCTGCCCGAAATGCGGCACCCGCTTCTACGACCTCGGGGTCGATGAACCGGTCGCCTGCATCGAATGCGCGAACACCTGGTACCCCGAGCCGGTGCTGAAGTCGAAGCAGCCGATTCCGTTCGAGCAGGTTGCGAAGGAAAAGGATGCCGACCTCGCCGACGAGGATTCGGATCTGGCCGACGAGGAGCTCGAGGACATCGACGAGGACGACGATTCGCCCGACAACGATGTCGATCTCGGCGGCGACGACGACCTTGGCGTGCCCGGTGCGGGCGAGGACAAGGAAGAAGACAACTAA
- the aroA gene encoding 3-phosphoshikimate 1-carboxyvinyltransferase, whose product MRPRRFLPGGPLHGRIRVPGDKSISHRSLMFSALAVGTSRISGLLEGEDVMSTAAALRAMGATIERTGEGEWTVDGVGVGALLQPEAPLDMGNSGTSTRLLMGLIASHPITAQFVGDASLSKRPMGRVTDPLSTMGADFSGTTLPLTERGICPAVPITYRLPVASAQVKSAVLLAGLNAPGITTVIEPVPTRDHTERMLQGFGADLWVEEENGERVIRLRGEAVLKPQTIDVPGDPSSAAFFIVAALLVPGSEVVIGNVGLNPTRAGLIEVLRQMGGSIEELDRREVGGEPVADLKVSHSALRGIEVDPALAPSMIDEFPVLFVAAALAEGRTVTTGLEELRVKESDRIAVMAAALTAAGARVRETEDGLVIDGTGGEPLEGSRSAIATHLDHRIAMSMAVAGLASYHGVEIDDTSPIATSFPNFEALLDGLAG is encoded by the coding sequence ATGCGCCCGCGGCGGTTCCTGCCGGGCGGCCCCCTCCACGGGCGGATCAGGGTACCGGGCGACAAGTCGATCAGCCACCGCTCGCTGATGTTCAGCGCGCTCGCGGTCGGGACCAGCCGGATCTCGGGCCTGCTCGAAGGCGAGGACGTGATGTCGACCGCCGCCGCCCTGCGCGCGATGGGTGCGACGATCGAGCGCACCGGAGAAGGTGAATGGACCGTCGACGGCGTCGGCGTCGGCGCGCTGCTCCAGCCCGAAGCCCCGCTCGACATGGGCAACAGCGGCACCTCCACCCGCCTGCTGATGGGCCTGATCGCGAGCCATCCGATCACCGCGCAGTTCGTCGGCGACGCAAGCCTGTCGAAGCGCCCGATGGGCCGGGTGACCGATCCGCTCTCCACGATGGGCGCCGATTTCAGCGGCACCACCCTCCCCCTCACCGAGCGCGGCATCTGCCCCGCGGTGCCGATCACCTACCGCCTGCCGGTCGCCTCGGCCCAGGTGAAGAGCGCGGTGCTGCTCGCCGGGCTCAACGCGCCGGGCATCACCACGGTGATCGAACCGGTGCCGACCCGCGACCATACCGAGCGGATGTTGCAGGGCTTCGGCGCGGATTTGTGGGTCGAGGAGGAAAACGGGGAACGCGTGATCCGCCTCCGCGGCGAGGCGGTGCTCAAGCCGCAGACGATCGACGTGCCGGGCGATCCCTCGTCCGCCGCCTTCTTCATCGTCGCGGCGCTGCTGGTGCCGGGCAGCGAAGTCGTGATCGGGAACGTCGGCCTCAACCCGACCCGGGCCGGCCTGATCGAAGTGCTGCGCCAGATGGGCGGCAGCATCGAGGAGCTGGACCGGCGCGAGGTCGGCGGCGAGCCGGTCGCGGACCTCAAGGTCAGCCACTCGGCACTCAGGGGCATCGAAGTCGATCCTGCCCTCGCCCCAAGCATGATCGACGAATTCCCGGTGCTGTTCGTCGCCGCCGCGCTGGCCGAGGGCCGCACCGTTACCACCGGGCTCGAAGAATTGCGGGTCAAGGAATCGGACCGCATCGCGGTGATGGCCGCCGCGCTCACCGCCGCGGGCGCGCGGGTGCGCGAAACCGAGGACGGGCTGGTGATCGACGGCACCGGGGGCGAGCCGCTCGAAGGCAGCAGAAGCGCCATCGCGACCCACCTCGACCACCGCATCGCGATGAGCATGGCCGTCGCCGGGCTCGCGAGCTACCACGGCGTCGAAATCGACGACACCTCTCCGATCGCGACCAGCTTCCCGAATTTCGAGGCGCTGCTGGACGGGCTTGCCGGATGA
- a CDS encoding serine hydrolase, giving the protein MIGKLILAAAAALALTGCAGHHAAVESPPPDFEHRIAGLMASEHVNGMAVALIDDGKVGYVHAFGARNEAGDPLGTDTVMYGASLTKTAFAYLVAQLAAEGAIDLDTPIDHYLPRPLPDYAGEEDAYAPWQDLAGDERWRKLTPRILLNHGSGFANFYWLEDNEKLQFHFDPGTRFAYSGDGIILLQFVLERGLGLDVQREMDKRIFAPFGMTRSSLIWRDDFRSDLADGWTIDGKAVPHDDRSRVRAAGSLDTTIADMARLAAGMMSGPASLRDELFRPQLPIRSERQFPTLLPDAPADRQTPGIAAGLGTVTFSGPQGRGFFKGGHDDSTGNMLVCLERGARCIVLLGNDVRAERIYPRIVALALGDTGMPWRWEYGREPELSE; this is encoded by the coding sequence ATGATCGGAAAACTGATCCTCGCGGCGGCCGCCGCGCTGGCGCTGACGGGCTGCGCCGGGCACCATGCCGCGGTGGAATCCCCGCCGCCCGACTTCGAACACCGGATCGCCGGACTGATGGCGTCGGAGCATGTGAACGGCATGGCCGTGGCGCTGATCGACGACGGCAAGGTCGGCTATGTCCACGCGTTCGGCGCGCGCAACGAGGCGGGCGACCCGCTTGGCACCGATACGGTGATGTACGGCGCATCGCTGACGAAGACCGCCTTCGCCTATCTCGTCGCCCAGCTCGCGGCCGAAGGGGCGATCGACCTCGATACCCCGATCGACCATTACCTGCCCCGCCCCTTGCCCGACTATGCCGGCGAGGAAGATGCCTATGCGCCGTGGCAGGACCTCGCGGGCGACGAACGCTGGCGCAAGCTCACTCCGCGCATCCTGCTCAACCATGGCTCGGGCTTCGCCAATTTCTACTGGCTGGAGGACAACGAAAAGCTGCAGTTTCATTTCGATCCCGGCACGCGCTTCGCCTATTCCGGCGACGGGATCATCCTGCTGCAATTCGTCCTCGAACGCGGACTCGGGCTCGACGTGCAGCGCGAGATGGACAAGCGGATATTCGCGCCGTTCGGGATGACCCGCAGCAGCCTGATCTGGCGCGACGATTTTCGCTCTGACCTCGCCGATGGCTGGACCATCGACGGCAAGGCGGTGCCGCATGACGACCGCAGCCGGGTCCGCGCGGCCGGTTCGCTCGACACGACCATCGCCGACATGGCCCGGCTCGCCGCCGGCATGATGTCCGGCCCCGCCTCGCTGCGCGACGAATTGTTCCGGCCGCAGCTCCCGATCCGCTCCGAGCGCCAGTTTCCCACCCTCCTGCCGGATGCGCCGGCGGACCGACAGACACCGGGGATCGCCGCCGGACTGGGCACGGTGACTTTCAGCGGGCCGCAGGGTCGCGGCTTCTTCAAGGGCGGTCACGACGATTCGACCGGCAACATGCTGGTCTGCCTCGAACGCGGCGCGCGCTGCATCGTGCTGCTCGGCAACGACGTGCGGGCCGAACGCATCTATCCGCGGATCGTCGCGCTGGCGCTCGGCGATACCGGAATGCCGTGGCGCTGGGAGTATGGCCGCGAGCCGGAGCTGTCCGAATGA
- a CDS encoding d(CMP) kinase: protein MIIAVDGPTASGKGTIAKALAKHYRLPHLDSGLLYRAAGRQVVLNGGDPGDPADAERGADFPDDLLNDPILRSEATGQLASVVSVHPGVRAKLLKRQQDFANQPGGALLDGRDIGTVIAPHADVKLFVTADVAVRALRRFLEMRDRGESVTLELIEDDLRIRDERDRTRPTSPLVAATDAVLLDTSEMDAEEAVAEAIRIVEERRRR, encoded by the coding sequence ATGATCATCGCGGTCGACGGCCCCACCGCCTCGGGCAAGGGCACCATCGCGAAGGCGCTCGCGAAGCATTACCGCCTGCCGCATCTCGACAGCGGGCTGCTCTATCGCGCGGCCGGGCGGCAGGTGGTGCTGAACGGCGGCGATCCGGGCGATCCGGCCGACGCCGAACGGGGCGCCGATTTCCCGGACGACCTCCTCAACGATCCGATCCTGCGCAGCGAGGCGACCGGGCAACTTGCCAGCGTGGTCTCGGTCCATCCAGGGGTGCGCGCGAAATTGCTCAAGCGGCAGCAGGATTTCGCCAACCAGCCCGGCGGCGCGCTGCTCGACGGGCGCGATATCGGCACGGTGATCGCGCCGCATGCAGACGTGAAGCTGTTCGTAACCGCCGACGTCGCGGTGCGCGCTCTGCGGCGCTTCCTCGAAATGCGCGACCGCGGCGAGAGCGTGACGCTCGAGCTGATCGAGGACGACCTCCGCATCCGCGACGAACGCGACCGCACCCGCCCTACGTCTCCGCTGGTCGCCGCTACCGACGCGGTGCTGCTGGATACGAGCGAGATGGATGCCGAGGAGGCGGTGGCGGAGGCGATCCGGATCGTCGAGGAGCGACGGCGCCGCTAG
- the rpsA gene encoding 30S ribosomal protein S1, protein MASSPTPQSNPTRSDFEALLNQTFGDAADGGFEGRVVKGTVTAIEGDKAVIDVGLKSEGRVRLSEFFGQTLAVGDEVEVFVDRIENSEGEAMLSRDRARREAAWDKLESEFGEGKRVEGRIFGRVKGGFTVDLDGAVAFLPGSQVDIRPVRDVTPLMEIPQPFQILKMDRRRGNIVVSRRAVLEETRAEQRSELIDKLAEGQVIDGVVKNITDYGAFVDLGGIDGLLHVTDMSYKRVNHPSEVINIGDVVKVQIVRINQDTQRISLGMKQLESDPWDGVDQKYPVGAKLHGTVTNITEYGAFVELEPGIEGLVHVSEMSWTKKNVHPGKIVSTSQEVDVIVLEVDADKRRISLGLKQAQQNPWEAFAEKHPVGSQVEGEVKNATEFGLFIGLDGDVDGMVHMSDIAWGISGEDALALHRKGEMVTAVVLDVDTDKERISLGMKQLEKGAPAAGGGASAGAGGGSGGLQRGSVVTVTVLEVRDGGLEVQAGDDGATGFIKRSDLGRDRDEQRPDRFQAGQKLDAMVIGFDRSKKPNFSVKAHQLAEEKQAVEQYGSSDSGASLGDILGEALKKGAE, encoded by the coding sequence ATGGCATCTTCGCCAACTCCCCAAAGCAATCCGACCCGCTCGGATTTCGAAGCGCTTCTCAACCAGACTTTCGGCGATGCAGCGGACGGCGGCTTTGAAGGCCGCGTCGTCAAGGGCACCGTCACCGCGATCGAAGGCGACAAGGCCGTGATCGACGTCGGCCTCAAGAGCGAAGGCCGCGTGCGCCTCAGCGAATTCTTCGGCCAGACCCTCGCCGTCGGCGACGAAGTCGAAGTGTTCGTCGACCGGATCGAGAATTCCGAAGGCGAAGCGATGCTCAGCCGCGACCGCGCCCGCCGCGAAGCCGCCTGGGACAAGCTCGAAAGCGAATTCGGCGAAGGCAAGCGCGTCGAAGGCCGCATCTTCGGCCGTGTGAAGGGTGGCTTCACCGTCGATCTCGATGGCGCCGTGGCCTTCCTCCCCGGCAGCCAGGTCGATATCCGCCCGGTCCGCGACGTGACCCCGCTGATGGAAATCCCGCAGCCGTTCCAGATCCTCAAGATGGACCGCCGCCGCGGCAACATCGTGGTCTCGCGCCGCGCGGTCCTCGAAGAAACCCGCGCCGAACAGCGCAGCGAGCTGATCGACAAGCTGGCCGAAGGCCAGGTGATCGACGGCGTCGTCAAGAACATCACCGATTACGGCGCCTTCGTCGATCTCGGCGGGATCGACGGCCTGCTGCATGTCACCGACATGAGCTACAAGCGCGTCAACCACCCGAGCGAAGTCATCAATATCGGTGACGTGGTGAAGGTGCAGATCGTCCGCATCAACCAGGATACGCAGCGCATCAGCCTCGGCATGAAGCAGCTCGAAAGCGATCCGTGGGACGGCGTGGACCAGAAATACCCGGTCGGTGCGAAGCTGCACGGGACCGTCACCAACATCACCGAATATGGCGCCTTCGTGGAGCTGGAGCCGGGCATCGAAGGCCTGGTCCACGTTTCCGAGATGAGCTGGACCAAGAAGAACGTCCACCCGGGCAAGATCGTCAGCACCAGCCAGGAAGTCGATGTGATCGTGCTCGAGGTCGATGCCGACAAGCGCCGCATCAGCCTCGGCCTCAAGCAGGCCCAGCAGAACCCGTGGGAAGCCTTCGCCGAGAAGCACCCGGTCGGCAGCCAAGTCGAGGGCGAAGTCAAGAACGCCACCGAATTCGGCCTGTTCATCGGCCTCGACGGCGACGTGGACGGCATGGTCCACATGTCGGACATCGCCTGGGGCATCTCGGGCGAAGACGCGCTGGCGCTGCACCGCAAGGGTGAAATGGTCACCGCGGTCGTGCTCGACGTCGACACCGACAAGGAGCGTATCAGCCTTGGCATGAAGCAGCTCGAGAAGGGCGCTCCGGCGGCCGGCGGCGGCGCAAGCGCCGGTGCGGGCGGCGGTTCGGGCGGGCTCCAGCGCGGCAGCGTGGTCACCGTGACCGTGCTCGAAGTGCGCGACGGCGGGCTCGAAGTGCAGGCCGGCGACGATGGCGCGACCGGCTTCATCAAGCGCAGCGACCTCGGCCGCGACCGCGACGAGCAGCGTCCGGACCGCTTCCAGGCGGGCCAGAAGCTCGACGCGATGGTGATCGGCTTCGACCGTTCGAAGAAGCCCAACTTCTCGGTCAAGGCGCACCAGCTCGCCGAAGAGAAGCAGGCTGTCGAGCAGTACGGTTCGTCGGACTCGGGTGCCTCGCTTGGCGACATCCTCGGCGAAGCGCTCAAGAAGGGCGCGGAGTAA
- the gloB gene encoding hydroxyacylglutathione hydrolase: MLEIHQFPCLSDNYGFLLHDPESGETVCIDTPDAETYLREAKAKGWRITQIWNTHWHPDHAGGNTAIKLATGCCVVAPLVDAPKIAGIDRTVGQGDTVALGRYAAQVIDVGGHTLGHVAYHLPQAGPETGIAFVGDSVFALGCGRMFEGTPPQFWASLSRIKQLPPETQLYCAHEYTASNARFALHADPDNAALAEYAREIEAKRERSEWTVPTVLSRELATNPFLRADSTEMRARWGGDEPSETFAALRAAKDNF; this comes from the coding sequence ATGCTCGAAATCCATCAGTTCCCCTGTCTCAGCGACAATTACGGCTTCCTGCTGCACGATCCCGAAAGCGGCGAGACCGTGTGCATCGACACGCCCGATGCCGAGACCTACCTGCGCGAAGCGAAGGCCAAGGGCTGGCGGATCACCCAGATCTGGAACACCCACTGGCACCCGGACCATGCGGGCGGGAACACGGCGATCAAGCTCGCGACCGGCTGCTGCGTGGTCGCACCGCTGGTCGATGCGCCGAAGATCGCCGGGATCGACCGCACGGTCGGCCAGGGCGATACGGTCGCGCTCGGGCGCTATGCGGCGCAGGTGATCGACGTCGGCGGACATACGCTGGGCCATGTCGCCTATCATCTGCCGCAGGCCGGGCCGGAAACCGGCATCGCCTTCGTCGGCGATTCGGTGTTCGCGCTCGGCTGCGGGCGGATGTTCGAAGGGACCCCGCCGCAATTCTGGGCGAGCCTGTCGCGGATCAAGCAATTGCCGCCGGAGACGCAGCTCTACTGCGCGCACGAATACACCGCCTCGAACGCGCGCTTCGCACTGCATGCGGATCCCGACAATGCGGCGCTGGCGGAGTATGCGCGCGAGATCGAGGCGAAGCGCGAACGGAGCGAGTGGACCGTGCCGACCGTGCTTTCGCGCGAACTGGCGACCAACCCGTTCCTGCGCGCGGACAGCACGGAGATGCGCGCACGCTGGGGCGGCGATGAGCCGAGCGAGACTTTTGCCGCGCTCAGGGCGGCGAAGGACAATTTCTAA
- a CDS encoding NAD(P)H-binding protein, with the protein MHVAVLGAGGKGGSEITKELAARGHQVTAISRSPEKIPTGENISVLKGDAADAAELASQIAGVDAVISALHFDISAAQLLAAVKAAGVNRLLVMGGAASLINADGVRLFDSEGFPEFLKPIVKPAIDFLDDLRGESETDWTFFSPAMTIFEGPRLGPDSFRIGGDNLVVDDKGESKISYADYAIAMVDELENHNYSRARFTAGY; encoded by the coding sequence ATGCATGTTGCTGTTCTGGGTGCCGGCGGAAAAGGCGGTTCGGAGATCACGAAGGAATTGGCCGCGCGGGGCCATCAGGTGACGGCGATCAGCCGTTCGCCGGAGAAGATTCCGACCGGCGAGAATATCTCGGTGCTGAAGGGCGACGCGGCCGATGCGGCCGAGCTCGCCAGCCAGATCGCGGGCGTGGACGCGGTGATCAGTGCGCTGCATTTCGACATTAGCGCCGCGCAGCTGCTGGCTGCGGTCAAGGCGGCGGGCGTGAACCGCCTGCTGGTAATGGGCGGCGCGGCGAGCCTGATCAATGCGGACGGCGTGCGGCTGTTCGACAGCGAGGGCTTCCCCGAATTCCTCAAGCCGATCGTCAAGCCGGCGATCGATTTCCTCGACGATCTGCGCGGCGAGAGCGAGACCGACTGGACCTTCTTCTCGCCCGCAATGACGATCTTCGAAGGCCCGCGCCTCGGCCCGGACAGCTTCCGCATCGGCGGCGACAATCTCGTGGTCGACGACAAGGGCGAGAGCAAGATCAGCTACGCCGACTACGCGATCGCGATGGTCGACGAGCTCGAGAACCACAACTACAGCCGCGCGCGGTTTACCGCGGGGTATTGA
- a CDS encoding ATPase: MPQFDFAHVFWPQVAWLAVFFVVLYFGVVRLTLPKLDKVMGQREDKIGGDLDVARASKDQADAIQAAYEAELAAARDAARLAISDAKADAAKASEKRLATAGEKADKLLADAEGRIAGAVAAAEQSLRDAAAEGAQAIVARLTGATPAVAGLRQSIDARLKA; encoded by the coding sequence ATGCCCCAATTCGATTTCGCCCATGTGTTCTGGCCGCAGGTCGCCTGGCTCGCGGTGTTCTTCGTCGTGCTTTATTTCGGCGTGGTCAGGCTGACCCTGCCGAAGCTCGACAAGGTGATGGGCCAGCGTGAAGACAAGATCGGGGGCGACCTCGATGTCGCACGCGCGTCCAAGGACCAGGCGGACGCAATCCAGGCGGCCTACGAGGCCGAACTTGCCGCGGCGCGGGATGCGGCGCGGCTGGCGATCTCCGATGCCAAGGCGGATGCCGCCAAGGCGAGCGAGAAGCGCCTCGCCACGGCCGGCGAAAAGGCCGACAAGTTGCTGGCGGATGCCGAAGGGCGGATCGCCGGGGCAGTCGCCGCAGCGGAGCAGTCGCTGCGTGACGCGGCCGCCGAAGGGGCCCAGGCGATCGTCGCCCGCCTTACCGGTGCCACGCCAGCGGTAGCCGGCCTGCGCCAGTCGATCGACGCGCGGCTCAAGGCCTGA
- a CDS encoding F0F1 ATP synthase subunit C, whose translation MDVASAKVIGAGLAAIGAGLAAIGVGAIFGQYLNGALRNPEADAKMGGRLIFGFAVTEALGLIAAVVALALAFS comes from the coding sequence ATGGACGTGGCTTCGGCAAAAGTTATCGGCGCGGGTCTCGCGGCTATCGGTGCGGGTCTCGCCGCGATCGGCGTGGGCGCGATCTTCGGCCAGTACCTCAACGGTGCGCTGCGCAATCCGGAAGCGGATGCCAAGATGGGCGGCCGCCTGATTTTCGGCTTCGCCGTGACCGAAGCGCTCGGCCTGATCGCGGCCGTCGTCGCGCTCGCGCTCGCTTTCTCCTGA